The sequence below is a genomic window from Haloterrigena turkmenica DSM 5511.
CGACTGGATGGACCCCGTCGACGACAGAATCCTCGAGTTGATGCGAGAGAGCTACATTTTCGATCCCGACCACATCGAAACGGAAGGCGTCTGCCGCGCGCCCCACGCCGCATACCGCTGTCGAGAGCTTAGCAAGCGCGGCCTGCTGGTGAAACAGGCCATCGGAATGTACGACATCACGGAGTTGGGAGAGCGATACCTCGAGGGTGAGGTCGATCCGAGCGATCTCGAGCCCGAGGACGAGTGACGCGCGGCTGACGGGTGGCGCGAGGGCGCGGTGACGCACGGACGCCCTCGCAGAAGCCGGAGCTACGCCGCGTCGACGGCCTCGGGAACGTCATCCTCGAGCATCGCGACGACGTCGTCGGCGCCGACGAACCCCTCGGCGCGGCGATCGATCTCCTCGCCGTCGGAAAACAGGATCAGCGTCGGCACCGAGCGGATCTCGAATCGCTCGACGAGTCCGATATCGTCTCCAGGGTTGATCAACGCGACCGGTATCCCGGTCGCACGGGCGACGTTGCCCAGAACCGGTTCCATCGCCTGGCACAGCGAACAGCCGCTGGTGTAGAACTCGACGAGGGCAACGTCGTGGCGCTCGAGGAAGGCGTCGAGGTCGTCGCCGGTCTCGAGGTGCGTCGGTTTGGTCGGGTCGTCCATACCGGTCCTATCGGCTTCGCGCTGAAATCGGTGACGTCGGCGAACGACGGGACGCGTCAGCGGAGAGATCCGACGCGATGAACGGACTCGCCGCCGATCTACTCGGATGAATTCGTTTGAAGCGTTCCGGGAGCGCGGCCTCGAGGCGACCGCGCCGACGGATGTCGTCGGTCCTCGTAGCCGCTCCGCAGCCGCCGCCGACGCGGCGGTTTTCGAACCGAGAGGATCGCACCGTTTCGCACGAAATCGTCCGTATACAGATGACGACTCGCGTGGACGATTCGAACCGTAACCGATGGCTTTACGCGCCGGCTTCGTCGGATCAGTCGATGACTCGGCCCGCAACCACCGACGAGAGTCCGTTAGTACCCCGGAAATCGACCTTGTTCTGCTGGGAGTGCGACCACGCGAATCCGATCGACGGCGACTGGGTTCGTCGGACGCGGGACCGACACGTCGAATACGACTGCCCCGTCTGCGAGACGACGCTTACGAAGCGGCCGCTTCCCGACGACGAGTCGGCCGATCGATCGACCGCTCGACCGACCGCGACGTGGCAGCGAACGATTCGAACCACGATCCAGGTCTGGCGAGCGACCATCGACATCGGACTGACCGGCGTCGCGGCGATATCGGTCACGCCGGGCGAGCGACTGCGACGCTGACGTCGATCGAACTCGGTCGGCTACCGCCGTGAGTCGCAGTCGTTCTCCTACCACTCACGTGCGGCCACAGCGTGGCGTCTCGATCGCTGTCGGATAGGTGTCCCGGTCAGTGTCGGTCTCCGCTCCGTTCGTCACGGACGCTCGGTAGCCTCTACACGACTATTCAGTTTACCCCGACGTTTTTCGGTCGTTGTCAGTCGTAACCCCTGATACACCCTTTACTAAACCACATTCGTCTATTTTTACTCCGCTATAGTAGTATTCGCCAACATCATTAGAACTTTAGTGCTATGATCCAATGCACTATTCGAGCAGAAGATGACAAGCGGAAATCTCACGTCCGCGGAAGAGGAGGTACTGAACGAGATCGAAGAACAGGATATCGACTTCCTTCGACTGCAGTTTACCGACATTCTGGGGACGGTGAAGAACGTCTCCGTGCCGGCCCGCCAGGCCGAGAAGGCCTTCACCGAGGGCATCTACTTCGACGGCTCCTCGATCGAGGGCTTCGTCCGCATTCAGGAATCGGACATGCGTCTGGTTCCCGACCCGGACACGTTCGCCGTCCTGCCCTGGAGACAGCGCGAGGACGGGGCCTCCGCCCGGATGATCTGTGACGTCTACAACACCTCGACGGGCGAGCCCTTCGAGGGCGACCCGCGCAACGTCCTCAAAGGGGCCATCGAGCGCGCCAACGACATGGGCTACGACGTCAACTTCGCGCCCGAGCCGGAGTTCTTCATGTTCGAGGAGGACGAGGACGGCCACGCGACGACCGAGACCGCCGACCACGGCGGCTACTTCGACCTCGCACCGAAAGACCTCGCCAGCGACGTCCGCCGCGACATCATCTACGGCCTCGAGGACATGGGCTTCGAGATCGAAGCCAGCCACCACGAGGTCGCTCGCGGCCAGTACGAGATCAACTTCGAGTATGACGACGCGCTCGCGACCGCGGACAACGTCGCCACCTTCCGTACCGTCGTTCGTGCCATCGCCGCCGAACACGACCTGCACGCGACGTTCATGCCCAAGCCGATCCCGAAGATCAACGGCTCGGGGATGCACACGCACATGTCGCTGATGACCGAGGACGGCGAGAACGCCTTCCACGACGAGGACGACGAGTTCAACCTCTCCGACACCGCCCACTCCTACCTCGCGGGCGTCCTCGAGCACGCGCCGGCGATCACGGCGGTCGCGAACCCGACGGTCAACAGCTACAAGCGCCTGGTGCCGGGCTACGAGGCGCCGGTCTACGTCGCCTGGTCGGACCGCAACCGCTCGGCGCTGGTCCGCAAGCCGGCCGCCCGCGTCCCCGCGGCCTCGCGCATCGAGCTGCGCTCCCCGGATCCCTCGTGTAACCCGTACCTCGCCTTCGCCGTCATGATCCACGCCGGTCTCGACGGCATCGAACAGGACCTCGAGTGTCCCGACCCGGTCCGGGAGAACATCTACGAGTTCGACGAACAGAAACGCGAGGAGTACGGCATCGAGACGCTGCCGTCGAACCTCGGCGAAGCCGTCGAGGCCTTAGAAGAGGACGAAGTCATCTACAACGCGCTCGGCGAGCACGTCGCGCCGAAGTTCGTCGAGGCCAAGCGCCAGGAGTTCGAGGAGTACCTCGTCGACGTCTCCCAGTGGGAACTCGACCGCTACCTCGAGCAGTACTGACGACCGTCATCGGCCCTCAGTTTCGTTCCGCTTGTTTTTCTCGGGTTGTCTCGAGCGCGTGTCGCTGTTGCAGTCGTCGGTGTCCGAGCGGTCTCGAGGACAGTAGTGGATTCGAGCGGAGAGATCCGTCTCGAGCGTCGGCTGTACACCTCACCTGGTTTTCGCGAGAATGGGGACGTGAGTATCGACTCGAGGCTGGGTTCGAGAGCGACCCGTCGGAGAAACCCACCAGACGTCACGAAATCGAGATCGTAACGACGGGCCACGACGTCCTGCTCAGTTCGCGACGACGTACTCCTCACCGCGCCGTTCGATCAGGTCTTCGCTCGAGAGCGTGTTCAGCAGACTCAGGATCGAGAGCTGTTTCATCGCCAGCAGGTCGCCCAGATCGTCGGCCGTCGCGCCGCCCGTCGCCTCGAGACAGAGGTAGACGAGTTTCGCCTGCGCGGAGTCGAGCTCGTCGGGAATCGGTTCGATCCGGGGCTCCGATCGCTGCTTCTGTGAACTCATTGTCACCAGGGCCGTCCCCATTCGTGTATATAAATCCACACGTGGATTGTGTATATATCGAGTAAAGGAGTACAGTACAGGGTTCGATATAATTTCGTCGAGCGGGAAATATGGTTGGTGATGGCAAACATGATGATCGACAACCGAGGCGACTCCGAATCGGTGCGGCCAAGCCCGATCCGTCGAGGAACGGGTCGGAACCGACGGGGGTTTTACGGGTGTCGACCCACTTTCGAGACGACCCGATGACGAACGATCGCGATCGCCCGACGCTGCCGTCCGATCTCGACCGCGACGCCAGGGAGGCGCTGGCGCGACTCGAGGATCGAGACGCCGACGACCTCCGCGCTATCGCCGCCTATCTCGAGGAACTCGCGGAGTGGACGGAATCGGCCGCGGACGATTCGGACGAACGAGCGGAGACGGATCCGGCTGCGAGCGACCGCAGCGGCGATGCCGGTGACGAGATCGGCGACGACCACGAGTACCCCAAGGACGTCCCGGATCGAGCGACGGTTACGGTCAAGGAAATCGCCGGCACGACCTACTACTACTACCAGTGGCGTGACGGAGACCGGATCGAGTCGAAGACGGTCCAACGAAAGAACGGCAGTTGGTGAGAGCGAGATATTCCGCCCCGCGAAACGGCGTCCGGTTTCGGCGGCGCCACGTGTTCGCCGGGGAACAATTATGTGGGCCCGAAAAGAACGATCGGATATGCTCGACGTGTTCTTCGGTTTCCTCTCGCTCGTCCTCGTGGTCGGCGGCGTCTTCTGTGCCTCCGAGACGCGCTCGTACACCGACGAGCAGCAGGCTCGAGCGCCGCGACTCTGGCGGGCGTACGCCGCCAGCGGCGCGTTCTGCTGTCTCGTCGGCGTCGGCAGCCTCGCGTGGCTCCTGACTGGTGGCACAGTCTGGGCGGTGAGCGGCATCGCGAGCCTCACCGCCGCACTTCCCTGTTTCGTCCAGGCTCTGTACCACCGAACGGCGGATATCGACCGCAGTCCGCTGAGCGAGCAGCTCGCCGAACTCGTCGCCCGGAAACTCAATTTCCCCGACCCAACCCAGCGGGCCTGAGCCGCCGGTCGGTCGCCGGGACCGATCGCAGACGTATACCTCTCAGTTCAGGTTCCACTCCTTGTCGTCGATTCGGACGCGCGTCAGTTCGTCTCGATCGCCCAGTAGCCGGAACTCGAAGCCCCGTCGTCGCGCTCGTACTGGAGATTCAGCGTCGTCACGTCCGCAGTGACTTCCTCGGTGTAAGAGGGGCCCTCGTCCCGCGATTCCGGCGGCTCGAGGTCGTGGTTCTCGTAGGCGACGCGAGTCGATTCCTCGATCACGTCGTCGGCGTAGACGTCGGCATCGATCCCGTTCGTCCCCGTCTCGCGCAACTCGAGCCGGTACGTTCGCATGGGCAGACGTCCCGTTCGCACGGTCCCGTGTTGGTGATCGGCCTACATGCGCTGGCGGTGTCGCGGCCGACTCTGGGAGCGACTACACCGAGTCGTACGGCCCGAGCCGCGTCCCGTCGAGCAGATACGCTTCGCCGTCGACCAGTCCCGCAGGCAGGAACGGAGAGAGAAACGACTGATTCGCCAGATTCACCCACGTGCCGCCGACGAGGTCGTTGAACGCGGGAACGACGACGACCCGCGGCGACTGGGGCGGCGCGTCGTCCCCCTTGAGCCACGAGACCCCCGCGTACTCGGGACGCTCGCGGAACGGGGCCGGCTCGAGCCGGCCGCGCAGCCACGTCCGTTCGACGCGGCTGCCGCCGACCTCGTCCTCGAGGCGGACGCAGGGGTGTTCGTGGCCCAGACAGACGACGTCGCACTCGAGCACCTCGGGGGCGGGCCACGTGTGGCCGTGACAGACGCCGACGGCGCCGTCGCCGAGCGCGACGCCGGCGCCGGGCGTGACCGTCACGGCTTCGGGGTCGAAGTCGAGAGCGGCGATTTCGCGTTCGCTCTCGGGGGTAAGCCAGTCCTCGATCCCGCCGTCGTGGTTGCCCTTCACCACCGTCACCGACAACGAGGGCGGGAACGCCTCGAAGAGCACCTCGAGTTCGCCGCGCTCGGCGCCGCCCGGGTCGCCGATCGAGTGCATCAGATCGCCGAGGACGACGAGGCGGTCGGGGTCGGTGCGCTCGAGTAGCTGGAGCAACCGCTCTCGGCGCTCGGGTGCGTGGCTGGGCACGTCGACGCCACGTTCGTAGCGCAGGCCGGCCTCGTAGCCGGCGTGGTAGTCGGCGACGAGCAGGACGCGCTCGGTTCCAACGGTGGCGGTCGCGGCCGGTTCGCCGGGGACGGGCTCGACGCGGGGCGGTGCCGAACCGCGAGGCGCGTCGGGAACGGAACGGCGGCGCTCGTCGGACATCAGTCGTCGCTCAGATCGCCTTCAGGGTCTCGTCGTTGGGCTCGTAACACTGCCCGCCCATCAGCGCGTCCTGGATCGCGTCCTCGACCTCGTCCTCGGACGCGCCGGTCTCGTCGGCGACTCGCTCGACGAGTTCGGTCCGGTCGGCGCCGTCGCCGTCGTCCATGTCCTCCATCGTTTCGACGACGTACTCCTCGAGATCGACGTCCTCGGCGGGTTCCTCGTCCGCGGGTTCGTCGGCCGTGGCCTCTTCGGATCCCCCCTCCGACGGTTCGTCGGGTTCCTCGTCTTCGTTCGGTTCCGCGGGTTCCGCGTCGGCCTCGAGTCCCGACGCCGGCGGCGCACCGAGGTCGTCGTCGGCCGACTTGGTTGCAGCTTCGTCGGACGCGTCGAGTTCATCGGTCGTCGCGGCGTCCGCAGCCGCCTCGCTTTCGGTCTCGAACTCGTCGACGGGCTCGTCGTCGGGTTCGGGCACGTCGATGTCGGCCTCACCGGGTTCCTCGACCTCCGCGCCGGTCGTGAACTCGGCGCCGAATTCCTCCTCGAGCTGTTCGCGCTCCTCCTCGTCCATCTCGTACATCCCGCCGTCGTCGACGTCGTCGGCTTCGAAGTCGCCGAGTTCCTCGTCGTCGGCTTCGGTGCCGGTCTCGAGGTCGGCATCGGTCTCGGTGGAGTCGCTCGTCGTCTCGAAGTCGCCGACGTCCGTCTCGTCGGACGCGGCGGTCGATTCGGCCGGTTCGGAGTCGGAGGTAGTCGGTTCGTCGGAATCGGCGACGTCAGCGGTCGCATCTGCTTCGACGTCCGTCACCCCAGTACCGGTGGCAGTCGCCTCAGTGGTCTCAGCGGCCGGCTCGGCGCTCTCAGGAGTCGACTCCGTCGGTGGCTCCGTCTCCGTCTCGGTCTCGGGCTCGGTTTCCGTCTCGGCGGCGTCCGCCCTGTCGGAGTCGACGTCGACGTCGGCCGACGAGGACTCGCGGTCGGTGCTCGTCGCCGTCCCCGCGGCGGAACCGGTGCCGGCCGTGGCGGCGGCCGGTTCCGGCTCGGGCACGGATTCGGCTGCGGATTCGGCCTCGGGGGCAGCGGCCGACTCGAGACCCCCGAGATCGAGGTCGACGAGGTCGGCCAGCGACGCGAACGAGGCGTCGGCGTCGGGACCCGAGCCGTCGGGCGCGAGCGAGAACGCCTCGACCTGATCGCGCTCGCCCGCGACGACCTCGACGGCCTCGAGGGCGCAGTCGCGCAGGGCCGCGAGGTAGTCCGGCGTCGTCCCGTAGTGGTCCTGAGAGAGCGGGATCCCCGCCGCGAGGCCCTTGTCGACGCCGGCCTCGAGGAGCGCGTCGGTCAGGGCGTCTCCACTCGCGTCGCTTTCTGCGGCCGCGGCGTAGGTGCCGACGCGCTCGACAGTCTGCTCGGCCGCGCTGACGACCCAGCGGTCCCGGGTGTCGGCATCGACCGTCGCGATGCTCTCCGGACGGAGCGAGGTGTAGACCTGATCGGAGTCGTCGGGCTGGAAGGTTCGGGCCTTCCCGGTTACCGCGACGAATTCGGGCGGCTCGAGTTGCTCGAGCGTCGCGAGTTCGTCGGGCTGGTACTGACCGGCGTAGACGACGAAGGCGCCGGTCGGATCGACGACGCGGGCACGGACCATCTCGTCGTTGACCGCGGTGATCTCGGTGAGTGTTCCGACGGTGAAGACGCGGTTGAGCCGCGCGCCGGTCGGCGAGATGACGTAGTTTGGTGCCCGTTCCTCGTCGCTCTCGGCGTAGGAGAACGACGCGTCGTCGTACTCGGCGGCGAACAGTCGGTAGGCGACTTCGCGTCCCGGAATCTCCTCGTCGTCCTCGCCGTTGCCGTTCGCGCTCATGCTCTCACCTCCTCGAGGAAGGCGGTCGCACGCGCCTCCGGATCGTCGGCGCTCTCCTCGAAGGTCTCGGCGTCGAGGTTCGCGCCGTACTCGTCGACCGAGAGGTGGCCGCGCACGCGATACTCCTTTCCGACGATTCGCTCGCGGATCGTGTCGGCGACGACCTCCTGGTCCATGGCCTCGCGAGCCTGTTCTAAGGCGTCCTCGAGCGTCCCGCCGTAGACATCCTCGGTGAGTTCGTCGTCGAGGACGACGGTGACGGCGCCGGTACCGTCGTCTAAGATTGCCTTCACGCGGAGGTCGTCGATCCCGTCGACGTCGCCGTGAGTGCGACACTGGCCCTTCTGAATGACGCGGTAGCACTCGGGGCAGCGCTGGATCAGTCCCGATCCGTCGCGGACCGCGATGGCGTTACCGACGAGTTCGACGTCGTAGATGCCGCCGGTCCGGACGGCCTCGCCGACGTCCATCGTCGTCGAATCGGCCCCGACCTCGATCTCGCGGTCGAGGGCGGTGACCGTCGAGAACTCCGAGACGTTGACCTCGGGAACCCCGCGGAACTCCTGTACGTAGGCGTTCTCGATTCGGACGGCTCCGCCCTCCTCGATTTCGGGAGCGGGATCCCAGTTCGTGAAGGGCAGCCGGCCGCTCTCATCGCCGAAGACACCGCTCAGGATTTCGGTCTCGCCGTCGCGGCCGTCGATCGTCCGCCGCTCGCACTCGACGACGGCCACCTCGACGTTCACCGCGCGGTCGCCGGTCTGGAGATCGGCTAACTGGGCGTCGCCGCCGATCTCGTCGGCGTAGGCCGCGGGAATGTCGAGCGACTCGTCCTCGAACGACAGCGAGGTACTCTCGCCGAGGTTGAGTTCGGGTTCGCCGTCCCACTCGCGGACGCCCGCGTTGCCCGCGGTGATCGTGTCGCCGGCCGAGAGTCCGAAGTCCTCCCAGGCGGTGTAGTCGATCGCGCCGGTCCCGTCGGCCAGTCGGCCTTCGACGATGACGTGATCCGAGCCCTGGTAGCGGATCGATCGCTTGCCGGACGTTAGGACCACGCCCGTTACGGTGACGTTGCCGTCTTCGGGCGTGATTTCGGCGATATCCTTGCTCGAGGGAGCGCCGCCGCCGCTCGAGCCGTCGCCGTACTTCCGGCGCAGGCTCTGTTTGGCCTCGTCGACTGGAACGCTGTACTCCACCAAGTTCTGCAGGTCGGATTTGACCTCCTCTTTGTCGACACCGAGGTCGGAGGCGAGATCCTCGGCATGATCATCGAGTTCCATCACTCGCAGTTCGAACGGGACCGTAAAAAGCGTTCCCGAGCGGAGCCCATATCGGACGCCTCGGACTCGAGACACCGCGGGTCGCCAGCCGCGCTAGTCGCGAGTCGTAAGCCGGCAGTAGCTGCAGGTCACGAGCCGGCAGTAGCTTCATTTCGATACTCGAGGAACGGAGTCGTATGAACCGCGCTGGCGCAGCGTTGGGCGGCGCGGCGTTCGTCGTCGCCCTCTTCGGCGGGCTCGTCGTCATTCGGATCCTGACACGAGCGCTGTACGCCGCCGTCCTGTTCGGCGAAACCGTCGCCACGTTCGCCTTCGCCCTGCTGATCGGCTACCTCGTCTACCGGATCCTCCTCGGATCGAGCGATGACCCCCGTCGCCTCGAGTGACCCGTCCGAACGCCTTCGGTCGGCGGGTTTCAGCAATCGTGAACGTTTTCCCCCAGCAACCGCGATGTCGAGGTACTCGTGAGCACGCTCGGAGAGGTCGTAATGATCGCAACGCTGGCCGGCGCGGCGACCGGGATCGGCGCGCTGCCGGTGTACGTGACCGAGCGGATCAGCCACCGCTTCTACGACGCCGCGCTCGGCCTCGCGGCCGGGATCATGTTTGGCGCGGCCGTCTTCGCGCTGGTCGTACCCGGCCTCGAGTTCGGCTCGCTGTGGGAGGTCGTCGGCGGCGTCCTCCTGGGGAGCGTCTTCCTGCTGGCCGCGAACCGACTCATTCCCCACATCCACCTGCTCATCACGGGCGAAGCGAACGGGACCTACCCGCCGATCTCGGGGTCGGAAGTCGAACTCGAGGCCAAGCCGAAGTCGCCGTCCGGCGGAGGGACCTCCGACGCGAGGACAGCCGACGGCGCGGACGCGCACGACGAGGACGACGTTCCCGCGCCGGACGACGACTTCCGACAGGCGGCCCTCGTCGGCAGCGCGATCACCATCCACAACGTCCCGGAGGGGCTGGCGATCGGCATCGCCTTCGCGGGCGGCCTCGAGAGCGTCGGGATCGCGCTGGCGATCGCGATCGCGGTCCAGAACGTCCCCGACGGCTTCGCGATGGCGATTCCAGCGAGTCGGACCGGCCTCTCGAAGCCGAAGACGATCCTCTACACGACGCTCTCCGGAGCGGTCCCGGAACCGGCCGCGGCCGCGCTCGGCTTCGCCCTCGTCGCGGTCGTCACCGGGCTCTTCCCGGTGGCGGCCGGCTTCGCTGCCGGAACGATGCTCGCGGTCATCTTCCGGGAGATGATCCCCGCGAGCCACGGCCACGGCTACGCCGACGAGGCCACGCTGACGTTCGTCGTCGGCTTCGTCGTGATGGTCATCGTCGACGTCGGGCTCGCGGTCTAAATCGGCCGAGACCCGGCATCTTCCGGGAATTGCCTTATAATACTTGTCAACATATCACAGAGGGATCCATGTCTCGAGACGATCCGCGGTCACGACGGAAAGTGCTTCAACTCGGCGGAAGCACGGCCGTAGCGGCCATTCTCGCCGGCTGTGGCGGCGGCGGGGGTCCCGGTGGAAACGACAGCGAGGAAAATGAATCGGGTAACGGTGAGGAGGGGACGAACGAGTCGGCGGGCGGCAACGAAACGAACGAAACGGAAGGCGGCAACGAAACGAACGAAACGGAAGGCGGCAACGAAACGAACGAAACAGAGGGTGGCAACGAAACAAACGAATCGGAAGGCGGCAACGAAACGAACGAGTCGGAAGGCGGCGGT
It includes:
- a CDS encoding thioredoxin family protein yields the protein MDDPTKPTHLETGDDLDAFLERHDVALVEFYTSGCSLCQAMEPVLGNVARATGIPVALINPGDDIGLVERFEIRSVPTLILFSDGEEIDRRAEGFVGADDVVAMLEDDVPEAVDAA
- the glnA gene encoding type I glutamate--ammonia ligase; translated protein: MTSGNLTSAEEEVLNEIEEQDIDFLRLQFTDILGTVKNVSVPARQAEKAFTEGIYFDGSSIEGFVRIQESDMRLVPDPDTFAVLPWRQREDGASARMICDVYNTSTGEPFEGDPRNVLKGAIERANDMGYDVNFAPEPEFFMFEEDEDGHATTETADHGGYFDLAPKDLASDVRRDIIYGLEDMGFEIEASHHEVARGQYEINFEYDDALATADNVATFRTVVRAIAAEHDLHATFMPKPIPKINGSGMHTHMSLMTEDGENAFHDEDDEFNLSDTAHSYLAGVLEHAPAITAVANPTVNSYKRLVPGYEAPVYVAWSDRNRSALVRKPAARVPAASRIELRSPDPSCNPYLAFAVMIHAGLDGIEQDLECPDPVRENIYEFDEQKREEYGIETLPSNLGEAVEALEEDEVIYNALGEHVAPKFVEAKRQEFEEYLVDVSQWELDRYLEQY
- a CDS encoding metallophosphoesterase, which codes for MSDERRRSVPDAPRGSAPPRVEPVPGEPAATATVGTERVLLVADYHAGYEAGLRYERGVDVPSHAPERRERLLQLLERTDPDRLVVLGDLMHSIGDPGGAERGELEVLFEAFPPSLSVTVVKGNHDGGIEDWLTPESEREIAALDFDPEAVTVTPGAGVALGDGAVGVCHGHTWPAPEVLECDVVCLGHEHPCVRLEDEVGGSRVERTWLRGRLEPAPFRERPEYAGVSWLKGDDAPPQSPRVVVVPAFNDLVGGTWVNLANQSFLSPFLPAGLVDGEAYLLDGTRLGPYDSV
- a CDS encoding Single-stranded DNA binding protein produces the protein MELDDHAEDLASDLGVDKEEVKSDLQNLVEYSVPVDEAKQSLRRKYGDGSSGGGAPSSKDIAEITPEDGNVTVTGVVLTSGKRSIRYQGSDHVIVEGRLADGTGAIDYTAWEDFGLSAGDTITAGNAGVREWDGEPELNLGESTSLSFEDESLDIPAAYADEIGGDAQLADLQTGDRAVNVEVAVVECERRTIDGRDGETEILSGVFGDESGRLPFTNWDPAPEIEEGGAVRIENAYVQEFRGVPEVNVSEFSTVTALDREIEVGADSTTMDVGEAVRTGGIYDVELVGNAIAVRDGSGLIQRCPECYRVIQKGQCRTHGDVDGIDDLRVKAILDDGTGAVTVVLDDELTEDVYGGTLEDALEQAREAMDQEVVADTIRERIVGKEYRVRGHLSVDEYGANLDAETFEESADDPEARATAFLEEVRA
- a CDS encoding ZIP family metal transporter → MSTLGEVVMIATLAGAATGIGALPVYVTERISHRFYDAALGLAAGIMFGAAVFALVVPGLEFGSLWEVVGGVLLGSVFLLAANRLIPHIHLLITGEANGTYPPISGSEVELEAKPKSPSGGGTSDARTADGADAHDEDDVPAPDDDFRQAALVGSAITIHNVPEGLAIGIAFAGGLESVGIALAIAIAVQNVPDGFAMAIPASRTGLSKPKTILYTTLSGAVPEPAAAALGFALVAVVTGLFPVAAGFAAGTMLAVIFREMIPASHGHGYADEATLTFVVGFVVMVIVDVGLAV